The nucleotide window CCGTTGCTGCCCGCCCGATTGCCGCTAGACCGGCCCGGCTTCAATGTCCGCAAGGGTGCCTCATACGGACGCATTCACGTGGTTTGGATATTTTGTTGCCGGTCACTCCTCGGTGATGGGTCGTCGACACGCCGGAGCTGGAACAGGACGCGCAGAGCGTACGTACCAAATTGGCCGTCTGATGAGTGCGGCAGCTCTGCGGATCGATCATCCTCTCGGCGTGTCGACGTCATCACCAGCTGATGAACCCTGCTCGACCGCGGCAATGCAGCCTGCCGGACGGAACCCGGCCGACGTTCAGGAGGCGGCGGACACGGCCGCCTTCAGCTGATCCGGGGACCACTTCGCCGCGTCCGGCTGCAGCTTGTCGTTGATGAACACAGTCGGGGTGGCGGTGACGTTGCGCTGATTGGCCACCGCCGCCATCGAGTCGACCCAGCTGCGGTGCTGCTGACCGGTGACGCAGGAGGTGAAGTCGTCGGAGCTGAGTCCTAGTTGACTGCCGAGTTCGAGCAGTTGCTTGTCGGACCACTCCATGCCGTAGTTGGCGAACAGGCTGGCGTAGAACGGCTGTCCCTTGCCGGTGGTCGCAGCGCAGGCCATGGCGTTGGCGGCGCTGATCGAGCCGTGTTCGGGGTCGACCCCGCTGAGCGCGAACAACTCGACCTTGACCGCGCCGTCGCGCTGCAGACCGGTGATGGTCGGGCCGAGCTTCTCCTCGAAGTCGGCGCAATGCACGCAGCGGAAGTCCTCGAACAGCGTCATCGTCACCGGGGCGTCGGCCTTGCCGAGCACGATCGGCTGCGCATCGGTGACCTGTACGGGGCCGAAGCTGGGTTGCCCGGTGGCCGCCTCGGGCTTCCGGCCGGCACGCCAGGACTGGTAAACCACCGCGGCGATCACCACGACCACGATGATGCCGATCACCGCCACCGCCAGCACC belongs to Microlunatus elymi and includes:
- a CDS encoding DsbA family protein translates to MPSTRPTGNPGSARAQARLAEQQAERRRQRLVLAVAVIGIIVVVVIAAVVYQSWRAGRKPEAATGQPSFGPVQVTDAQPIVLGKADAPVTMTLFEDFRCVHCADFEEKLGPTITGLQRDGAVKVELFALSGVDPEHGSISAANAMACAATTGKGQPFYASLFANYGMEWSDKQLLELGSQLGLSSDDFTSCVTGQQHRSWVDSMAAVANQRNVTATPTVFINDKLQPDAAKWSPDQLKAAVSAAS